From Methanosarcina lacustris Z-7289, one genomic window encodes:
- a CDS encoding UPF0228 family protein, whose product MSKVNNKITLLIVFLIFVVIFVKMTIFTPIGTPQPEERKVAGLIIQFRDGVSEEEAKSILKNYNLAGYKLDFTVDMPDKYYIIVDKDKIMDVKDGLREENWTESTPPIEKGNYYITKKGDYYIITIAEQNINNKSFIEILNKYNLEVEKFVYCHVIVADRPGNGISEERANKLKSELEMNENVFAVYFETIES is encoded by the coding sequence ATGAGTAAAGTAAATAACAAAATTACCTTGTTAATTGTTTTTCTGATTTTTGTAGTAATATTTGTAAAAATGACAATTTTTACTCCAATTGGAACTCCTCAACCTGAAGAGAGAAAAGTAGCTGGCTTAATCATTCAATTTAGAGATGGTGTTAGTGAGGAGGAAGCAAAGTCTATTCTCAAAAACTATAATTTAGCTGGATATAAGCTAGATTTCACGGTTGATATGCCGGATAAATACTATATAATAGTAGATAAAGATAAAATAATGGATGTAAAAGACGGATTGAGAGAAGAAAATTGGACTGAATCTACTCCGCCGATCGAAAAAGGAAATTATTACATAACTAAAAAAGGAGATTATTACATAATTACAATAGCGGAGCAAAACATTAACAATAAAAGTTTTATCGAGATACTAAATAAGTATAATCTTGAAGTGGAAAAATTCGTCTATTGCCATGTTATCGTTGCAGATCGCCCAGGTAATGGGATATCAGAGGAACGTGCAAATAAATTAAAAAGCGAGCTTGAAATGAACGAAAATGTCTTCGCTGTTTACTTTGAAACCATTGAATCATAA
- a CDS encoding Lrp/AsnC ligand binding domain-containing protein has translation MINVLPGYEKAAYRELKNIEGIKDVYHVFGEYDFVVIIDVKDLSILNSVVDKIRESENVTATQTIVGAEL, from the coding sequence ATGATAAACGTGCTGCCAGGATACGAGAAAGCAGCATACAGGGAATTGAAGAATATAGAGGGAATCAAAGACGTCTACCATGTTTTTGGAGAGTACGACTTTGTCGTAATTATAGACGTTAAAGACCTGAGCATCCTCAATTCCGTGGTAGACAAAATAAGGGAAAGCGAGAATGTAACCGCAACCCAGACAATTGTCGGTGCGGAACTCTGA
- a CDS encoding DNA topoisomerase VI subunit B has protein sequence MESPIAEELAKKQKSISVAEFFEKNRQILGFDSAPRSLITTVKEAVDNSLDACEEAGILPDILVQVERTGPDYVTVIIEDNGPGIVKEQIPKVFAKLLYGSRFHALKQSRGQQGIGISAAVLYAQMTAGRHTKILSKTSSTSPAHYYELMINTSTNEPDILIDEIRDWFRPHGTQIELEMKAAYVKGRRQSIYEYLKATAIVNPHARVTLIDPDGNEEVFERATDKMPAPAEEILPHPEGIELGTLMKMLHYTERQKLAPFLRYSFCKIGLLTADEICKASGLDPEIDPHALGRHEARKLIEAFEKVKIMAPPTDCLSPIGEELIYRGLEKETNVDFIATSTRKPAVYSGNPFVVEVGLAYGGNLPKEDKISIMRFANRVPLLYQQGGCVTTHAVEDIKWKQYGLNQPGGGVPTGPVLLLIHVASINVPFTSESKDAIADIPIIKEEVDLAIKEVARKLKHYLSKQSNLKKRREKEIIITKVLPKMAAKVANILEKDVPDINPVVAKIMGNLLVHRKVKSNGDGTADVAIKVKNFGTSAYSFRVHEMLPCRINGAKPEPKVVTMGNDYDYIWEISAAVGSSKVLSYKLESTTEEELRKLPQLIVEGIEEELVTGAKAFKGV, from the coding sequence ATGGAATCCCCCATTGCAGAAGAACTCGCCAAAAAACAAAAATCAATAAGTGTAGCAGAATTTTTTGAAAAGAACAGGCAGATTCTGGGTTTTGATTCAGCACCTCGAAGCCTTATAACAACCGTAAAAGAAGCCGTGGATAACTCCCTGGATGCCTGTGAGGAAGCCGGAATCCTGCCGGATATCCTGGTTCAGGTTGAGAGGACAGGACCGGACTATGTAACCGTTATTATTGAAGACAACGGGCCAGGAATTGTAAAAGAACAGATCCCAAAAGTCTTTGCAAAGCTACTCTACGGTTCAAGGTTCCATGCCCTCAAGCAAAGCAGGGGGCAGCAGGGAATAGGAATTTCAGCAGCCGTGCTCTATGCCCAGATGACTGCAGGCAGGCACACCAAAATCCTCTCTAAAACTAGCTCAACGTCTCCTGCTCACTATTATGAGCTCATGATCAATACCAGTACCAATGAGCCTGATATCCTGATAGACGAGATTCGGGATTGGTTCCGTCCCCATGGGACCCAGATTGAACTGGAGATGAAGGCTGCCTACGTAAAAGGGAGAAGGCAGTCCATTTATGAATACCTTAAAGCCACTGCAATTGTAAATCCCCATGCAAGGGTAACTCTTATCGATCCTGACGGCAACGAGGAAGTCTTTGAAAGGGCTACGGATAAAATGCCTGCCCCTGCAGAAGAAATTCTGCCCCATCCCGAAGGGATCGAACTTGGCACTCTTATGAAAATGCTTCATTACACGGAGCGTCAGAAGCTTGCCCCATTCCTCCGCTACTCTTTTTGTAAGATCGGGCTGCTCACTGCCGATGAAATCTGCAAGGCTTCAGGGCTTGACCCCGAAATCGACCCCCATGCTCTGGGCCGCCATGAAGCAAGAAAACTAATCGAGGCTTTTGAGAAGGTAAAGATCATGGCCCCTCCTACCGACTGCCTTTCCCCAATCGGGGAAGAGCTGATCTATCGGGGGCTTGAGAAAGAAACAAACGTGGACTTCATCGCTACAAGCACGCGGAAACCGGCTGTATATTCGGGAAATCCCTTTGTAGTTGAAGTCGGGCTTGCATACGGGGGAAATCTCCCGAAAGAAGATAAGATTAGTATCATGCGTTTTGCAAACCGTGTGCCTCTGCTTTACCAGCAGGGAGGTTGCGTGACCACACACGCCGTAGAAGACATCAAGTGGAAGCAGTACGGCTTAAACCAGCCAGGAGGAGGGGTTCCCACAGGTCCGGTCCTTCTTCTTATCCATGTTGCTTCCATTAACGTGCCCTTTACCTCCGAATCAAAGGATGCGATTGCAGACATCCCTATAATCAAAGAAGAGGTGGACCTTGCAATCAAAGAAGTTGCGAGAAAACTCAAGCATTACCTGAGTAAGCAGAGCAACCTCAAGAAACGCAGGGAAAAAGAAATTATCATTACAAAGGTGCTTCCGAAAATGGCAGCAAAGGTTGCAAATATCCTGGAAAAGGACGTACCTGACATAAATCCTGTTGTTGCAAAAATCATGGGAAACCTGCTTGTGCACAGGAAAGTTAAAAGCAACGGAGACGGGACTGCAGATGTGGCTATAAAAGTCAAGAATTTCGGGACCTCAGCGTATTCTTTCAGGGTGCACGAAATGCTTCCCTGCAGAATTAACGGGGCAAAACCGGAGCCAAAGGTTGTAACCATGGGTAATGATTACGATTACATCTGGGAGATTTCGGCAGCTGTAGGGTCTTCAAAAGTGCTTAGCTACAAACTTGAGTCTACAACCGAAGAAGAACTTAGAAAGCTCCCTCAACTGATTGTAGAAGGGATTGAAGAAGAACTGGTAACCGGAGCAAAAGCCTTTAAGGGTGTTTGA
- a CDS encoding DNA topoisomerase IV subunit A yields the protein MAREANDKTRQGDALAKERLLELAEKIYNQFEDEVIPNVSLPSRTKANIEYCNESEVWVYGDRESERSAKTVKGAFQLLKTTYATDFLINEHLAQNRGSTLRELYYISEGWDAAKFKEQAESDRLIEDLELLTSLQREYFHMRPEEDGATMFGPIEISEQTKRGVRNIHCQKDVGEGGYQIPFNVENIEFKNHDASMIIAIETGGMYARLMENGFDEAYNAILVHLKGQPARSTRRMIKRMNEELGIPVAVFTDGDPWSYRIYASVAYGAIKSAHLSEFMATPAAKFLGLQPSDIVEYELSTDKLTEQDISALRSELSDPRFESDYWKEQIKLQLDIGKKAEQQAFAGKGLDFVTEVYLPNRLKDLGMV from the coding sequence ATGGCAAGAGAAGCAAATGATAAAACAAGACAGGGAGATGCCCTGGCAAAGGAAAGGCTGCTCGAGCTTGCAGAAAAGATCTACAACCAGTTTGAAGATGAGGTTATCCCAAACGTCAGCCTTCCAAGCCGGACCAAGGCAAACATAGAATATTGCAACGAGAGTGAAGTCTGGGTCTACGGAGACAGGGAAAGCGAAAGGAGCGCAAAGACCGTAAAAGGTGCATTCCAGCTCCTGAAAACTACTTATGCGACAGATTTTCTCATAAACGAGCACCTTGCCCAGAACCGCGGCTCAACACTTCGAGAACTTTACTACATATCTGAGGGCTGGGACGCTGCCAAGTTCAAGGAACAGGCTGAGAGCGACCGCCTGATCGAAGACCTAGAACTCCTGACCAGTCTCCAGAGGGAGTATTTCCACATGCGCCCTGAAGAAGACGGCGCTACTATGTTCGGGCCGATTGAGATCTCGGAACAGACAAAGCGCGGAGTGCGTAATATCCACTGCCAGAAGGATGTAGGGGAAGGAGGATACCAGATCCCCTTCAATGTGGAAAATATCGAGTTTAAGAATCATGACGCAAGCATGATTATCGCCATAGAGACCGGTGGTATGTATGCACGGCTGATGGAAAACGGGTTTGATGAGGCTTATAATGCAATTCTTGTCCACCTGAAGGGCCAGCCTGCAAGATCAACCCGCAGGATGATCAAGCGCATGAACGAAGAACTGGGGATCCCTGTAGCAGTTTTTACTGATGGTGACCCCTGGTCTTACAGGATCTACGCATCTGTTGCCTACGGAGCCATAAAAAGCGCTCACCTTTCGGAATTCATGGCAACCCCGGCAGCCAAATTCCTGGGGCTCCAGCCTTCGGATATTGTGGAATATGAACTCTCAACTGACAAGCTCACCGAGCAGGACATAAGTGCGCTTCGGAGTGAACTTTCCGATCCCCGCTTTGAGTCTGATTACTGGAAAGAGCAGATAAAGCTCCAGCTCGATATAGGCAAGAAAGCTGAACAGCAGGCTTTCGCAGGAAAAGGTCTGGACTTCGTAACCGAGGTATATCTTCCTAACCGGCTGAAAGACCTGGGCATGGTTTGA
- the gyrB gene encoding DNA topoisomerase (ATP-hydrolyzing) subunit B, whose product MSDKQVYDASHIQVLEGLEAVRKRPSMYIGSTDGRGLHHLVYEVVDNSIDEALAGFCTRVDVTINPDGSVMVLDNGRGIPIDTHPFHKKSALEVVMTVLHAGGKFDKNTYKVSGGLHGVGVSVVNALSELLEVEVSRDGKKHFQRYIRGKPEADVQEIGTSDGQGTKITFKPDSKIFETTYFEYDILSNRLRELAFLNRGLTISLRDLRTPEGQSDTFAYEGGIVEFVGYLNKKKQSLHEKPIYFERQRDDMVVEIAMQYTNSYSENVYSFANNINTHEGGTHIIGFKTALTRVANDYIKVNKLSKEDAKLTGDDVREGLTAIISVKLMEPQFEGQTKTRLGNSDVKGIVDSLVTDGLSEYFEENPKVANIILEKALLAQRAREAAKKARELTRRKNALEVSTLPGKLADCSEKNPAACEIYIVEGESAGGSAKQGRDRSFQAILPLRGKILNVEKSRLAKILKNNEIVSLVTAIGTGVSEDFSLENARYHKVIIMTDADVDGAHIRTLLLTMFFRYMRPLIDAGYVYIAQPPLYRVKKGKADYYVFSDKELDEKKTEIGEKGLAIQRYKGLGEMNPEQLWETTMNPESRTLLQVTLEDAIRADDIFRILMGDEVEPRRNFIETHAKEVVELDI is encoded by the coding sequence ATGAGTGATAAACAGGTTTATGACGCTTCGCACATCCAGGTACTTGAAGGCCTGGAAGCTGTCCGAAAACGTCCCAGTATGTACATAGGGAGCACGGATGGCCGCGGGCTCCATCACCTAGTCTATGAAGTTGTAGACAATAGTATTGATGAAGCCCTTGCAGGCTTCTGTACCAGGGTCGATGTCACGATCAATCCCGATGGAAGCGTGATGGTCCTGGACAATGGGAGAGGTATCCCCATAGACACCCATCCATTTCACAAGAAATCGGCACTTGAAGTCGTTATGACCGTCTTGCATGCCGGAGGGAAGTTCGATAAGAATACCTACAAAGTTTCCGGGGGACTTCATGGAGTAGGGGTTTCTGTTGTAAACGCTCTTTCGGAATTACTGGAAGTAGAAGTGAGTAGAGACGGGAAAAAACATTTCCAGCGCTATATCCGTGGAAAGCCGGAGGCTGATGTTCAGGAAATAGGGACTTCAGACGGTCAGGGTACAAAAATCACTTTTAAGCCAGACTCAAAAATTTTTGAGACCACTTACTTCGAATATGATATCCTCTCAAACCGTTTAAGAGAACTTGCTTTCCTTAACCGTGGCCTCACAATCAGCTTGAGGGATTTAAGAACCCCTGAAGGGCAGTCAGATACTTTCGCCTATGAAGGGGGAATAGTGGAATTTGTGGGGTACCTTAACAAGAAAAAGCAGTCTCTCCACGAAAAACCGATTTATTTTGAGCGGCAAAGAGATGATATGGTCGTAGAAATTGCGATGCAGTACACAAATAGCTATTCAGAGAACGTGTACTCCTTTGCAAACAATATCAACACCCATGAGGGTGGAACTCATATCATCGGTTTCAAGACAGCTCTAACAAGGGTCGCTAACGATTATATAAAAGTCAACAAGCTCTCCAAAGAAGATGCAAAGCTGACCGGAGACGACGTAAGGGAAGGGCTGACTGCAATCATCAGCGTCAAGCTTATGGAACCCCAGTTTGAGGGGCAGACCAAGACAAGGCTTGGAAACAGTGACGTAAAAGGGATAGTTGATTCCCTTGTAACAGATGGGCTTTCGGAATATTTTGAGGAGAACCCTAAGGTTGCAAATATTATCCTTGAAAAAGCCCTCCTTGCCCAGAGAGCCAGGGAAGCTGCAAAAAAAGCCAGGGAACTCACTCGCAGAAAGAATGCACTTGAGGTCAGCACCCTGCCCGGAAAGCTTGCGGACTGCTCTGAGAAGAACCCTGCAGCCTGTGAGATTTATATAGTTGAAGGGGAGTCTGCAGGCGGTTCGGCGAAACAGGGTAGAGACCGGAGTTTTCAGGCGATTCTACCTCTCAGGGGTAAGATCCTGAACGTCGAGAAATCAAGGCTTGCAAAGATTCTGAAAAACAACGAAATTGTTTCCCTGGTTACAGCCATAGGGACAGGAGTCAGCGAGGACTTTTCTCTGGAAAACGCCCGCTACCACAAGGTCATTATCATGACCGATGCCGATGTAGACGGAGCGCATATCAGAACTCTTCTTCTTACGATGTTCTTCCGCTATATGCGGCCCCTGATTGACGCCGGGTATGTATACATCGCCCAGCCGCCTCTTTATCGTGTAAAGAAAGGAAAGGCGGATTACTACGTGTTTTCTGACAAAGAGCTGGACGAAAAGAAAACGGAAATCGGGGAAAAAGGACTCGCCATCCAGCGTTACAAAGGTCTTGGAGAAATGAACCCCGAACAGCTCTGGGAAACCACTATGAATCCTGAGAGCCGGACTCTTTTGCAGGTTACTCTGGAAGATGCAATCCGCGCGGATGATATCTTCCGTATCCTTATGGGAGACGAGGTAGAACCACGCAGGAACTTCATCGAAACGCATGCTAAAGAGGTTGTAGAGCTGGACATTTGA
- the gyrA gene encoding DNA gyrase subunit A, with product MAERDDENKSEAELKKSYQTSLIPEGPDEESKAEEKTEDEDLVSSPPPGEQDKEPGFEEQETGTDPTPEEPDEEPERTGVTSILIEDEMKRSYINYAMSVIVGRALPDARDGLKPVHRRILFSMKEAGITHDKSYKKSARVVGDVLGKYHPHGDTAVYDSIVRMVQEFSLRYPLIDGQGNFGSIDGDSAAAMRYTEIRMDRIAEEMLADIDKETVPFRPNYDGSMEEPEVLPAKLPNLLINGSTGIAVGMATNMAPHNLREVIDGTLMLIENPDTSISELMTVVKGPDFPTGAHILGTAGIRSAFTTGRGPIKIRSVAEIQELKKDRQQIIVTELPYQVNKSRLIENIAQLARDKVIVGISDLRDESDRDGIRVVVELSRGANANVILNQLYKHTQMETSFGVINLALVDGKPIELNLKQLLEIYLEYRMEIIQKRTLYDLRKSEERAHILAGLRIALDNIDAVVALIKGSANGDEAKQGLIDNFALDEVQAKAILDMRLQRLTGLETKKILEELESLVKVILELRKILESDEIKYEIIRTELLEIRAKYGDVRRTKIIQYTEDVTDEDLIPEEDVVVTITSSGYIKRIPLDTYTMQRRGGRGIIGMETKEEDFVENLFISSTHNYILFFTNRGRLYWQKVYEIPEGSRQSRGKAMVNLLELQEGEMVNAMIPAKEFAEDRFLLMATRAGTIKKTPLSEFRNPRKAGIIAVSLDEDDELVKVLLTEGKQEIVMVSKKGKAIRFSEENVRPMGRTARGVRGMTLDGPDDEVVSMDKVDETTTLLTVTEKGFGKRTEYSQYPAHRRGGKGVITIVTNLRNGSVSNVESVAEDDELMFTSAEGIIIRIPAKGISIQGRNTQGVRIMNIKPGDKVVGMARIKAEEEDERQLKLTTLRARKAEQAGSGIEDEEDEVEKFEELEDVEELEDVEELEDVEELEDVEELEDKVKDEVKDEVKDEVEGDEEN from the coding sequence ATGGCAGAACGTGACGATGAAAATAAATCCGAAGCAGAATTGAAAAAATCTTACCAGACAAGCCTTATTCCGGAAGGACCGGATGAAGAATCCAAAGCAGAAGAAAAAACCGAAGATGAAGATTTAGTATCCAGCCCTCCACCCGGAGAACAGGATAAAGAACCCGGATTCGAAGAACAGGAAACCGGAACTGATCCTACCCCCGAAGAGCCGGATGAAGAACCCGAAAGGACAGGAGTCACATCCATCCTTATTGAAGACGAGATGAAACGCTCCTACATTAACTATGCAATGAGCGTAATCGTCGGAAGGGCTCTTCCCGATGCCCGCGACGGCTTAAAGCCTGTCCACCGCAGGATTCTTTTTTCCATGAAAGAGGCAGGGATTACCCACGACAAATCTTACAAAAAGTCCGCGCGTGTTGTGGGGGACGTACTTGGTAAGTACCACCCGCATGGAGACACTGCAGTTTATGACAGTATCGTGCGGATGGTGCAGGAATTCTCGCTCAGGTACCCCCTGATCGATGGCCAGGGAAACTTCGGGTCAATTGACGGAGATTCAGCTGCTGCCATGCGATATACCGAAATCCGTATGGACAGAATTGCAGAGGAGATGCTGGCTGACATTGATAAAGAGACGGTGCCCTTCAGGCCTAACTATGACGGGTCCATGGAAGAGCCGGAAGTCCTCCCTGCAAAGCTTCCAAACCTCCTTATCAACGGGTCAACCGGAATCGCCGTTGGAATGGCAACGAATATGGCGCCCCATAACTTAAGAGAAGTTATCGATGGGACCCTGATGCTTATTGAAAACCCGGACACATCAATTTCGGAACTTATGACTGTGGTAAAGGGTCCGGACTTTCCTACAGGTGCGCACATTCTCGGGACAGCAGGCATAAGGTCTGCATTCACAACAGGAAGAGGCCCGATAAAGATCAGGTCAGTTGCCGAAATTCAGGAGCTTAAAAAAGACAGGCAGCAGATTATAGTTACTGAACTTCCTTACCAGGTTAACAAGTCGAGACTGATTGAAAACATTGCTCAGCTTGCCAGGGATAAGGTAATTGTCGGAATTTCCGACCTGAGGGACGAGTCTGACAGGGACGGAATACGGGTTGTAGTTGAGCTTTCAAGGGGCGCAAATGCCAATGTTATCTTAAACCAGCTCTACAAGCACACCCAGATGGAGACAAGTTTTGGGGTAATCAATCTTGCCCTTGTGGACGGAAAACCCATAGAGCTAAACCTGAAACAACTTCTGGAGATCTACCTGGAATACAGGATGGAAATTATCCAGAAACGGACGCTTTACGATCTCAGGAAGAGCGAGGAAAGAGCCCATATCCTTGCAGGGTTAAGGATTGCCCTTGACAATATAGACGCAGTGGTTGCCCTGATTAAGGGCTCTGCAAACGGCGATGAAGCGAAACAGGGCTTAATTGATAATTTCGCCCTTGATGAGGTTCAGGCAAAGGCGATTCTGGACATGCGCTTGCAGCGCCTGACAGGGCTTGAGACAAAGAAAATCCTTGAGGAACTGGAAAGCCTCGTAAAAGTGATCTTGGAACTCAGGAAGATCCTGGAAAGCGATGAGATAAAGTACGAAATTATCAGGACTGAACTCCTTGAGATCAGGGCAAAGTATGGGGACGTCCGCAGGACAAAGATTATTCAGTACACAGAAGATGTGACTGATGAAGACCTGATCCCGGAAGAAGATGTTGTGGTCACAATCACAAGCAGTGGCTACATAAAGCGCATTCCTCTTGATACCTATACCATGCAGCGCCGTGGAGGCAGAGGGATTATCGGCATGGAAACGAAGGAAGAAGACTTTGTGGAAAACCTCTTCATTTCGTCAACCCACAACTATATCCTCTTCTTTACAAACCGTGGCAGGCTCTACTGGCAGAAGGTCTACGAGATCCCTGAAGGCTCCCGCCAGTCGAGGGGTAAAGCCATGGTAAACCTTCTTGAGCTTCAGGAAGGCGAAATGGTCAATGCAATGATCCCTGCAAAAGAGTTTGCTGAAGACAGATTCCTCCTGATGGCAACAAGGGCAGGCACGATCAAGAAGACCCCGCTCTCGGAGTTCAGGAACCCGCGGAAAGCCGGCATCATCGCAGTCAGCCTGGATGAAGATGACGAGCTTGTGAAAGTCCTCCTTACCGAAGGAAAGCAGGAGATTGTGATGGTTTCGAAGAAAGGCAAAGCCATCCGTTTCTCCGAAGAAAACGTCCGTCCGATGGGCAGAACTGCAAGAGGAGTCCGCGGCATGACTCTTGATGGTCCTGACGACGAGGTGGTCAGCATGGACAAGGTCGACGAGACCACAACCCTCCTGACAGTAACCGAAAAAGGTTTTGGCAAAAGGACGGAATATTCCCAGTACCCTGCTCACCGTCGTGGTGGAAAAGGTGTGATTACAATTGTCACAAACCTCAGGAACGGCTCAGTCTCCAACGTCGAATCCGTGGCTGAAGATGATGAACTGATGTTCACGAGCGCAGAAGGCATCATCATACGCATCCCGGCAAAAGGCATCTCCATCCAGGGTAGAAACACCCAGGGTGTAAGAATCATGAACATAAAGCCCGGGGACAAAGTTGTAGGAATGGCCAGGATCAAAGCCGAAGAAGAAGACGAAAGGCAGCTGAAACTGACCACCCTCAGAGCCAGAAAAGCAGAACAAGCAGGCTCTGGAATAGAGGATGAAGAGGACGAAGTCGAAAAGTTTGAAGAACTTGAAGATGTCGAAGAACTTGAAGATGTCGAAGAACTTGAAGATGTCGAAGAACTTGAAGATGTCGAAGAACTTGAAGACAAGGTAAAAGACGAGGTAAAAGACGAGGTAAAAGACGAGGTCGAAGGAGACGAAGAAAACTGA
- a CDS encoding HepT-like ribonuclease domain-containing protein has translation MRSPILYLSEMLSASINVKSFIEEMDKDAFLKDEKTKSAVVRQLEIIGEAAKAIPADIRSLAPELDWRSIAGMRDRMIHAYFNVDYNLVWDTVVNDVPVFEQTIERLIGELDSSN, from the coding sequence ATGAGGTCCCCAATTCTTTATCTTTCCGAAATGCTCTCAGCTTCCATAAATGTAAAGAGTTTCATAGAGGAAATGGACAAAGATGCTTTTCTGAAAGATGAGAAGACCAAAAGTGCAGTAGTCCGCCAGTTAGAGATCATAGGCGAGGCTGCAAAAGCCATTCCTGCCGACATAAGGTCTTTAGCTCCTGAACTCGACTGGCGAAGTATAGCAGGTATGCGAGACCGCATGATTCATGCCTATTTTAATGTAGATTATAACCTTGTCTGGGATACCGTAGTAAACGATGTCCCGGTGTTTGAACAAACTATTGAAAGATTAATTGGGGAGCTGGATTCCAGTAACTGA
- a CDS encoding nucleotidyltransferase family protein has product MGVMVHEETHMDVDKIRLFILERKAEIKREFKAEVIGIFGSYARGEEKEKSDIDVLVRFGEGATLLHLTGLGFYLEDLFGVSVDVVSERALHPMMRDDVLKELVLV; this is encoded by the coding sequence ATGGGTGTCATGGTACACGAAGAAACCCACATGGACGTTGATAAGATCCGGCTTTTTATTCTGGAAAGAAAAGCTGAAATAAAAAGGGAATTCAAGGCAGAAGTGATAGGCATTTTCGGCTCTTACGCCCGTGGCGAGGAAAAAGAGAAAAGTGATATTGATGTTCTGGTAAGATTTGGGGAAGGAGCAACCCTTTTACATCTTACGGGGCTTGGATTTTATCTTGAGGACCTTTTCGGAGTTTCAGTCGACGTTGTCTCTGAACGAGCACTTCACCCGATGATGCGGGATGATGTATTGAAGGAACTGGTGCTTGTATGA
- a CDS encoding AlbA family DNA-binding domain-containing protein: protein MNSYFKLKESETLELKKSTAQLKPAVISIVAMLNKHQEGKLYFGVRDDGSIVG from the coding sequence ATGAACTCCTATTTCAAGCTGAAAGAATCCGAGACCCTTGAACTTAAAAAATCCACTGCACAATTAAAACCGGCAGTGATCTCCATAGTTGCCATGCTTAACAAGCACCAGGAAGGTAAACTGTATTTCGGGGTCAGGGATGACGGAAGTATTGTAGGCTAG
- a CDS encoding ATP-binding protein, with amino-acid sequence MPYFAYGRAYIRTSDEDKPLSVKELENLILQKNKDQLKWDRSICKESGLEDIDEEKVRFFLREAGREYSGLENSLKKLKLIDAGKLTNTAVILFGKNPEDFFPNARLRCAVFATNDTSYIIDMQDYTGDLFYLIGEAEKYILKNIHIGMRLEGLKRIDVPEIAKEAIREAVINAFCHRDYYEYDSVNVAIFKNRVEIRNKGLLYGGLTIEQIKTEMVSERRNELIAEIFHEIHWIEKWGRGIRLILSMEPEADFKEVGTQFIVTFKRKYFEENEEKVGEGKVEKEVEKEVEKEVEKEVERQVEKLTETQKLMLRLVKESPYISIKEMSEIIGIRTSSIDKNIQTLKKKGLIKRVGPARGGHWEAIEK; translated from the coding sequence GTGCCTTATTTTGCATACGGGAGAGCTTACATTCGGACTTCTGATGAAGATAAGCCTCTGAGTGTAAAGGAACTCGAAAACCTCATTCTCCAAAAAAATAAAGATCAGTTGAAGTGGGACCGGTCCATTTGCAAGGAATCAGGTTTAGAAGATATCGATGAAGAAAAAGTACGTTTTTTCTTGAGGGAAGCGGGAAGGGAATACAGTGGCCTGGAAAATTCCCTTAAAAAGCTAAAGCTTATTGATGCCGGAAAGTTAACAAATACGGCAGTCATTCTCTTTGGGAAGAATCCAGAGGACTTTTTCCCGAATGCAAGACTCAGGTGTGCCGTTTTTGCTACAAATGACACTTCGTATATAATTGACATGCAGGACTACACCGGGGACCTCTTTTACCTGATCGGTGAGGCTGAAAAATACATCCTTAAAAACATCCACATTGGAATGCGGCTGGAAGGCCTGAAGAGGATCGACGTCCCGGAGATCGCTAAGGAAGCGATAAGAGAAGCCGTCATAAACGCCTTTTGCCACAGGGACTATTACGAATACGATTCAGTAAATGTAGCCATCTTCAAAAACCGTGTGGAAATAAGAAACAAGGGTCTTCTTTACGGCGGACTCACAATTGAACAGATCAAAACCGAAATGGTCTCCGAGCGAAGGAACGAACTGATAGCTGAGATCTTTCATGAAATCCACTGGATTGAAAAATGGGGTAGGGGAATCAGGCTGATACTTTCAATGGAACCAGAAGCTGATTTTAAAGAGGTTGGGACGCAGTTCATTGTTACTTTCAAGAGAAAGTACTTTGAAGAGAATGAAGAAAAGGTCGGTGAAGGGAAAGTAGAAAAGGAGGTAGAAAAGGAGGTAGAAAAGGAGGTAGAAAAGGAGGTAGAAAGGCAAGTAGAAAAACTGACTGAAACTCAAAAATTAATGCTCAGGCTTGTGAAAGAAAGTCCATACATATCTATAAAAGAGATGTCTGAAATTATCGGGATCAGGACCAGTTCTATCGACAAAAATATTCAAACTTTGAAGAAAAAAGGCTTAATCAAAAGAGTAGGACCAGCAAGAGGCGGACACTGGGAAGCTATTGAAAAGTGA